Proteins encoded in a region of the Alphaproteobacteria bacterium genome:
- a CDS encoding cytochrome c oxidase subunit 3 → MTDQNHSSTTANHPYHLVDPSPWPLVGSLAAGVAALGFYLFLHANIVWVLPVGFLMILFTMFMWWRDVVRESVFLKLHTKVVEIGLRYGMALFIASEIMFFAAFFWAYFNASLFPTAAIGKIWPPSNIQTFDPFDIPLMNTLILLLSGSTLTWAHHAMLENNRRDLLRGLGITILLGISFTCFQAYEYHHAAFGFQDGIYASAFYMATGFHGAHVIIGTIFLIVCLYRSYRGHFTPQRHFGFEAAAWYWHFVDVVWLFLFIAIYVGGAGTLHGVE, encoded by the coding sequence ATGACCGATCAAAATCATTCTTCCACAACAGCAAACCATCCTTATCATTTGGTTGATCCAAGTCCTTGGCCCCTTGTTGGTTCATTGGCAGCCGGGGTTGCGGCTTTGGGGTTTTATCTTTTTCTGCATGCCAATATTGTGTGGGTTTTGCCTGTTGGATTTCTGATGATTTTATTCACCATGTTCATGTGGTGGCGCGATGTTGTTCGTGAATCGGTTTTCTTAAAACTTCATACCAAGGTTGTTGAAATTGGCTTGCGTTATGGGATGGCGCTTTTCATTGCATCCGAAATTATGTTTTTTGCGGCATTCTTTTGGGCCTATTTTAATGCAAGTTTATTCCCGACAGCGGCGATTGGTAAAATTTGGCCACCTTCCAATATTCAAACCTTTGATCCTTTTGATATACCATTGATGAATACCTTAATCCTATTATTATCGGGATCAACTTTAACCTGGGCCCATCATGCGATGTTGGAAAATAATCGTCGTGATTTATTAAGAGGGTTAGGTATCACCATCCTGCTCGGTATATCGTTTACCTGTTTTCAGGCTTATGAATATCATCATGCTGCTTTTGGGTTTCAAGATGGTATTTATGCGTCAGCCTTCTATATGGCAACTGGGTTTCATGGGGCCCATGTTATAATCGGGACCATCTTTCTTATCGTATGTTTATATCGTTCTTATCGGGGGCACTTTACACCTCAAAGACATTTTGGGTTTGAAGCAGCTGCTTGGTATTGGCATTTTGTTGATGTTGTATGGCTTTTCCTTTTTATTGCTATTTATGTCGGTGGTGCTGGAACGCTTCATGGCGTTGAATAA
- a CDS encoding DUF983 domain-containing protein — protein sequence MNGSYPNRSSFFKVLWCRCPRCGQASLFKGFLTVTDQCLVCHLSFKNVDSGDGPAFLAVFILGALVVVMALYLDSLYHPPLWVHYVIWFPFTLISTIGLLRPIKAWWILMQYRYKASNWDDTLT from the coding sequence ATGAACGGTTCTTATCCCAACCGATCTAGTTTTTTTAAAGTACTATGGTGCAGATGTCCGCGCTGTGGACAAGCATCTTTGTTTAAAGGATTTTTAACAGTTACCGATCAATGTTTGGTGTGTCATCTTTCTTTTAAAAATGTGGATAGTGGGGATGGACCAGCTTTTTTAGCGGTATTTATTTTGGGTGCTCTGGTGGTGGTCATGGCACTTTATTTGGATTCTTTATATCATCCACCCTTATGGGTCCATTATGTAATTTGGTTTCCTTTCACCCTAATAAGCACAATTGGTTTGTTGCGCCCCATTAAGGCATGGTGGATTTTGATGCAATATAGGTATAAAGCATCAAATTGGGATGATACATTAACATAG